The genomic DNA ACCCCCTACtgactaacatatatatatatatatatatatatatatatatatatatatatatatatatatatatatgtctgtgtgtgtgtgtgtgtatgtgtgtgtgtatgtataagattCTTTATTTCCAACGTTCCGTATTATTTCCTTGTTGCATCAACAGGAAAACGGTTAAATATTGAATGAATTTTGCTAAAAATTTACggtacaaaatttaaatttcacaaaaaattaaattcataaaatacagtccatgtaaaaaaaacacaaaaccaaaGACCAACCTTACGTTAGTTGcatggaggaggtctgggtattcaACTGtgggactatagtagattcacatcaaccgtgcatttgacgtctaggccagtcccttacgacgctcctgattggctgttgataagccaatgacagggctggaaactctcagtctctcgagagagctcacacaggcaggatgtatgttccacctctcctgaaagacgtatacctcaggagagatggaacatacatcctgcccatgtgaactctcgagagagactgagagttcccagcacTGTCATTAACTTATCAACAGtcattcaggagcgtcgtaaggaactggcctagacgtccaatgcacgggtgatgtgaatctactatatagcaGTTGAATAAACATTGTCTCAAGTAACGGTAATTCTGGCGGATTTGTCGCCCGACTTATGCTGAAATCATCTTTCAATACAAATCTTagattttggagtgatttctaatatttgaatgttctggttgAAGAGCCTACAACCAGTACAAAAACTAATTCCCCGGTGGGTAATATACATGAACATACATGGacatatagcatatgtatatatatatatatatagatatatactattgccttgtgtgtgtgtgtgtgtgtgtgtgtgtgtgtgtgtgtgcgtgtaaggtCAGTCCATGATCAAAGATAGACTACTGCCGTGGTTGTAGTAAACAGTAGAGGATACTACACAGGCGTTGCTTCCATGAGAAGTGCCAATAACACTGTACTCAAGAGCAACGTTCCCTAACCAAAAGATGttgttagttagttattttattgacaaaaaaatatacaattataagtacaaatttgtccacaaagggacataatacaaaataaagtggacagtaatctcttctgttcttgcaagtacatggacTACAAAGAAgaaatacatcaagaaaaatacaacttctgacGCAAATAGCATAAGCCCATAAgacaataaaaaacgaaaaaagggaCTTACTACAGAGAAAAAACGTAGTCACATCACTATCCAGCATCAAGTCCTAACAAACATAAagctttaagaaaaagaaaagtacattTGAAGAAAAAcgtaaaacagaagacaaagctgCACATTACTcataaatatgaagaacttcataaacatagGCATCCAAATCAACAATATTATCGTTTTCATTTAGTAAAGTACTCAGGGACTCGTTATTCAAGTTTGGATATTTATGCCTATATGGTATTGGCAAAGGACAATTGGTCAGAACGTGtgactcatataagttcatggatgtccgggtgtttgagagagatttccatttcacccctctctggatgacaggtgtctggggagtgcgaaactggccaaatgttcaacttcctaactctgctgtagaaagtttcagtgcgcccgtcttacgtcactatacagacctgtTTTCCAGagaggggttggatggaattcagctttatgcccggagacatccatgaacttataggAGTGACTATACAACCAGTTACCGGCTGTAAGCCAGTCATCAGAAAATGGATCTCCAGAGTGGCGAACTAACCGCTGTCTGATGTAAGGTATAGCGATGGCATCTTCCTACTGAGTTTGCTGGACCTTTGCTAAAAATACACAAAGGAATTTTCTGGACCTGTTAGAAAAACACtgagaaagaaaacatttttcccAGGAATGCATGAAGTTTTCATTCTAGCCATTCACAGATTACAGCGTGGCTATTCATGATATTTAGCAGCCTGAATGATTTCCATGAGTTAATATAAAGACCTTTATTTTGCTCTGACTGTTGAAATGCTCATATAATTTTCGGCAGGCAAAATCTAGAACAGATTAAAAATAACAGCAAAAGGGTATAAACCCGTTTGAAGTTCACCGTGAGTTAAAGGATCTACTCGGACAGGTTCATTCTGTATCAACAGTATTCCAGCCTGAAGCTGGTAAATAACCCATTGAGACGCTGGTTCCGGGTGGCTAGTCAACCGACCAATTCGCATAATTTCCGGCGACCAAAAATAGCGTATCTCCTTTTGGGAAACAGGACGACGATCATTATCTCCTGCGTAGGATATTTGAGTAAGTGTACTTTTAAACTCTTGACATATGCAGACTCGTCAAATCTAGACTCAGTGTCAATACCGCTTTTACTTAATACCTGCTACATCATTTTTCTTCAACTTTCAGACTTGCGTCCGTTTGTCATTTGAATGTAACATGTCCATTTATAATTATGAATGCTTCGATTTAACCTTGCAACTTTACGTGGATTTTTTTCGTCTATTGAGTTTAGATTGTGGAAAATTTTTCTGTTATACTAATTGAATGTATTAGTGTGAATGTATTAGTGGGGGATACGGTCAATTTGTCTCCTTATGAGGAGAAATTTCATCCCCCATTAATTATCTTTCTCAGtgccacttgagagagagagagagagagagagagagagagagagagagagatgagagagaagagagagagagagggggggggggggcgcagctGTAAATACGTTGAGAAATTAAAGGAAATTAGCCATATTTCCTCTGTTCACATTTGTGCATACCCAGCCTGCTTCTCGCAGTCGAACAACTTCACCTCATGATTTATGAACCTTTATAAACTCGAGTGCCCTTGGGCCTTATCACTTGACATTCATACTTGCTTAGGAAAGATAGCTCGAATGCACCTGGCGGAAATAAATGTTTACGTTTCTTTTGTGAATGAAGGAGGCAAAATGCGGGTACGTCATCCTGGTGATGGCGTTTTACTGGATGACGGAAGTGATCCCCATGGCAGTGACGTCACTTATTCCTGTGTTTGCCTTCCCGTTGTTTGGCATTCTGTCAACGGCGGAATGTTGTCTGGTCTACATGAAAGCGACAAACATGATGTTCCTCGGAGGTCTCATGGTAGCCGTGTGCGTCGAGCACTGTAATCTCCACAAAAGAATCGCTCTCCTGGTCATTCTCCGCATCGGTAAGTCTGCGCATGCGCACAATTTCAACTTAAAAGAGCGGAATTAGGCCACAATTCTGCGCTGGAAGAAGATAAACGCATGGATCTTGTTTTAGGAAAAACATAAAATGGTTGCAGgggattatttatttttctctataacTTCAAGTGCTACGGATGTTTCACCTTTTAAgagtaaatcatttttatctatatatctttcaGTTAAAAAATACAGCCCTTtcgtttttcaaaaattatacaaTCCTGACTAGCCTGTGTTTCAAAATTAGTTTCATAAACTGAACGGTTTTACTTTGttgtagtatataaaaaaaagtcaaggtGTCAAGATCATGTTTACAAAAGAAACATCTATGTTtctccgataaaaaaaaaaaaaaaaaaaaaaaaaaaaaaaattgcccgaaagaaaatgagagatttatgtatttcttttgcACCACGCAAAACGGCGATGAGTTATGTTTCCGGTGAAACATAGTTTCATGCCATCTATTTCATCTATTCCTCCGTAAAGCATAagagttttctttttaattagcaTTTTCTAGTAAGGGTCACTGTACACTTGCAGGTCAAAGCCCGGCTCGTCTGATGGCCGGATTCATGATCGTGACAACCTTCCTCTCGATGTGGATCTCCAACACTGCTACGACGGCTATGATGGTTCCCATCGTTAATGCTATCTTAGATGAATTATATCCGCCATGTAACGTAAGCACAGGATTGATTGACTATTGTTTCCGTATAATGTAtcttatttttaccagataccattcttcatatcattataataataatcatgttttgattggaatgataatataaaatgaaaaaacacaGGTCACGAAATCTTATAATACAGTGATCAGAAATAGATTATAAAACTGGGTGCTATCGAGGGTTTGTTCAACTCCATTCTGCCACCAGTCCTGTAAATGATATTCATAAAACTACTCAATGGACGTTTCTCTAATAATTTCTatattactgttatatatatatatatatatatatatatatatatatatatatatatatatatatatatatactatacatataatcaCAGAGCCTCTGTGAAGTCCGCCATTCATGCATTTCCTGTACTTTCACTTCCACGAAGATCCCCTCACCTCCCAACTCCTATTTATCATCCCATTAAACCTGAGTCTTCCAAAAGTGAAAGTTTTGTTATGCaatttgtttcctttattttcagGAAAGCATTCCTGACAAGAAAGACGAAATAGAAACGTCCGACGACAATGACAAGAATAAGTTGGAAATGGTATCGACCGGTGTGGAAAATCATGGTTATGTGACTGATAATCCCAGGTGAGTTGcagcatcatctctctctctctctctctctctctctctctctctctctctctctctctctctctctcatgtaacacGTTTCATTAGCAAGGATATTACAAGGATAtctaaattaaattaatcaactGAATTAAATATAGTTAtcatgccaaaggccaagtactgggacctatgaggccattcagtgctggaaaggaaattgagagtaggtaggtctgaaagatgtaacaggaggaaaacctcaaagcagttgcgctatgaaatagttgttatgagagggtggatagcgagacggaagaaagataatatgaatggagttacagtaaaTGGGAACCTAAATGACTTATTGCTCCAGCCACTGAAATGCTCAGTATTAGCACAGTATCTCCGCGCTGAATGAAATGACTGACATCAGCCTATACTTATCACAGAGGTGATCTCTAACGACGATATGGCCCTCAACGAAGCAAGCGCTGAATGTAGATACCTGGCTAAAATAAAAAGGTAACATTTACGATAATGGGATTCTTCCTGGGTCAGGTCTCCCATTATTCAAGCGGTAAAATCTGGTAATTACCAAAGACCAATATTAGTAGAGCCCACACCTGAACACTCATGATATCTTACAGGCAACTGTAATTCTACATAATTTCTAGCCCCAGTCCTCCAGTACTTTACACCCTCAATCAATTTAGAAGGTTTATCTACAAAATGCAGCAAAAATCACCATAGTCATGATACAGCTCAGTAAAGAAATCTGATACGTTTATTAAGCTGGATTACCGAGCAGTATTGTATTGCTTTCTTATTTAGAGTTATTTTCGTAAATCTACTCTCGCTATTCTTCTTTGACGAGGATAGTTTTAACAAGGTAAATGTACGACATAATCCTTCAGACGGCGACATAAGCAGGAAAATTGCGACGTATGCTCATAATTGTCACTCTGAAAGAGAAATGTCCTAGCCACCAGAATGACAACCATGATTCTAAGATGGCCTCCTTCTTGCTTAGAGAATCAACGTTTGTAACAGAAATAAACTGAATTGTCGGACCGTGGAAAGTTTTGAGATGTTTCTAATGTTATAAATCATGCTGACACCATTTTCTAGTGCCagtaaactttttaattttttctttaattaaattaaGACTTATTTTCAGAGTACAAGTCGATGCAGAAAATGGAGAATCTGCGAGAGAAGGTAACCTAGACATCGTTACAAAATCTACTGacgaagaaaaagatgaaaatcgGGACATGAAACCGAAGAGAACTGAGAGAGAACTCATGGCTCGGGCTCTGCTCCTTGGAGTGGCTTACTCTTCCAACACAGGCGGTACAGGAGTTGTTACAGGAACTGCTCCGAACCTGGTCATGATGGCGATTTTAGAAAGGTAAGCTTTTATGAAGTTTAATCCATCTGCACAGTATTAAGAAGTATAATCTATATCGTACCTCTTCTTCAATCATTAACGTATTTTAAACTCCCATAATATGTATATTGTAAGTTCACCAAcctaacattttttcttttattactcacAAACATGAGAGAATATACACCACCATCTTTACTTCGGTCTCTGCTACAATTATTCGCATAATAGCGTCCATGAAAAAAGGTCACACATAATAGAAACGCTATTTCTCCAATGAATACATGAAAATACTCTTACCTAGCTGACACCTGTCGTCCTTAATTACAGGTCAAGGGATATTTAAGAAGCTTTCCCATAACCAGGGCAGTTTGGGTGCAACAGATCGAGATGGGTTtcctgttattaaaaaaaaacggtaTAATAGCATGTTCTACCAAACTCAGAATAGTTTATCACTTCTGTCCTCGAAGTAGTGTTTACTCGGAGTAGCATGCTGTAAGTTGTAGTGCTTGCTTCAAATTAATGGAAAAGGGTTTACTAAAACTTTACTAAACAGTTGTTCTGCTAAGGCCTTCCTCGAAAGCTTCGGGATGTTtgtcgtttcctttttttttttttttcaaaacatcagTGGGGTCATCTTGGTGAAAGTTCCTCTCAGGCAGGAATTTGGATTCTAACGAAGTTCCTCTCAGGCAGGAAGTTAGATTCTAACAGGTATAAATCTTATCACGTGGCATAGTGTGTCGTAGGCAGTAGTCTCTTCACCATAACTACCACTTCAAAGATGTAAAGGAAACGGCTGTGGGCATTTGGTAGCTTTATTGTTCAAATAATAACTAAGCAGCTTCGAGACATCTGCTATCTCTAAGTCCTCGTCCACACAATGGCTAACCCAGCGGCATCCGCACTTGGCACTCAGACCTCAATACATGAACGAACACTGACCCTGAGTTGCCTCATACAACTCGTATCACACACAAAAGATCACATAAACACGGTACATCTTAACATCAGAAAAAGAATGTTTGCCCTCGTTTTAGCGCAAAAATTGTTGCATTTCTTTGCGAAAACCATAACATCGGAAACTGACGAACACAACACATCATGACTACCACGGGTCAGCATTGCATTTGACCGCGTTTGCAGGGGACCATTGATACACGGaatttacactttttttcatCCACCTTCACTAGTGTTGCAGAAGACCACCTTTTACTTTTACAGGATTTCACTAAGAAACTTCTTTAGCAACAATGTATTTCTGTCTCTGATACTAAAAATACCTTAGATCTAAACACTTGCTTCCTGGACACTGTGCTTACAGGAAACAACTAGCTGAAGGGATACACTGTTAGATGTAATTAGTAACATTCAAGTTAACCTTGGAAATGGGAACAGATCCAATATTGGGGAGCAATCTCAATTAAGAGGGCAcgagtaatgttctttaaggtccataaaaatatactgatggaagcagtagtaaaatttttataaaagttttcgaaccctaccctgggttcatcttcagtcgaatGAACAATTTTATATATTGACCACTTTCCTCATCACCGTGTCCGTTGGAGATCTGACTGCCGGGGGCAGCCATTCTTgacatttttgtcttttgtttaccttcatatattttatgttaaattgttcattcgactgaagatgaaaccagggtagggttcgaaagcttttacattGTTTTATAAAATTTCACTATTGCTTATATCAGTATATTATTATGAACCTTAAAGAACAGGTCCAATATTGTTCAAGACGATTTAGCGCTGCCTTTAACT from Macrobrachium nipponense isolate FS-2020 chromosome 22, ASM1510439v2, whole genome shotgun sequence includes the following:
- the LOC135198567 gene encoding solute carrier family 13 member 2-like, giving the protein MRPNPSLIWLKNNWRYLFVFIVPLLLAIMPIVGQHEEAKCGYVILVMAFYWMTEVIPMAVTSLIPVFAFPLFGILSTAECCLVYMKATNMMFLGGLMVAVCVEHCNLHKRIALLVILRIGQSPARLMAGFMIVTTFLSMWISNTATTAMMVPIVNAILDELYPPCNESIPDKKDEIETSDDNDKNKLEMVSTGVENHGYVTDNPRVQVDAENGESAREGNLDIVTKSTDEEKDENRDMKPKRTERELMARALLLGVAYSSNTGGTGVVTGTAPNLVMMAILESSFSQPSGLNFATWILFNVPGMLICNLLAWIWLQVLFMGLGCKKGGIQKASTEKQEAVKRLIYRKYKELGRITQHEVTVLLLFFLLVGLWLFRAPGFIAGWSAIFTHK